The genomic window TATTTTTAGAGCTCTACAGGCATAAAAATACAGCACTAAACTGTGACCTACAGCTATGCACAGCAAAGCATCACATCATGCGACAGTCTTAACTTTAGCTAGGAGCACATCTGTAGTTGCTTCAGACTACTGTTATTCATCTCACTACCAACAACGTATTTGCAAGCATTTTGAAACAAACATCTGCACCTGTACCGGCTTGTTTCATATCGCTTCCAGGGGCAAAACTACATTCCAAAGGAAGGAGATCATGATGGACCTCATGGAGAATAAAGTCAGTTGTATTTTTTAATCAAACAAGATGAATTAAGCAGCAGCCTCatcaacaaagaaatcaaaagcatATTCTGAACAGAACAAATAATTTATCAAAAACTCAGTTTAAAAGGTTAATTAAATAAGAAAAGCTGTTTCTTTCAACAGTGGTGTCACATCTCTACTTCAAGCAAAACTCTTCTGAACCACAGCTACCACCACACATTGGACAGTAACAACTTAACAggtatgttttcatttttctctttaccaaacatagattaaaaaaacctATTCTCAGAGAATCCTCTCCTGAACGTTAAAAATCTTATTTACTATAGTACTCATGGTAGTAAATATTATGAATTATTTTAGAAGTTGTATAAACTAGAATAATTCTAGTGGGAAAAAATGTTTGGCTGTACTAACAACATATTTATgagaacaaaatatatttatcaagtttTTAAGCTCTCTTGCCTGTTTGCCAAAACCTGGTTATGTACTGGAAGATTTCATAATTTactttttccaattttattttgaatttgtacAATGAAATATTACTCTATGACAAATTCACTGCAAATATATCAAATACTTCCCCACGTCTGTCCTAGAGTGATTCTAGAGCCTAttacacaattaataaatgtttgtgatttTTCCAGATTATAAAATGCCACTTTTTAGCTGGATGAAGTGGTCAAAAAGAGAATCTCATAAATCCACACACCATCCAGGCTCAGATATAGTAACAAAGACTCTGCTTCGGGAACTGACATGGCACCTAAAAGAACGTGAGAGATTAATACAAGAGATTGAAAATGAACACAAAGTGAAAAAAACTGGTGTGGATTACAACTGGCTAAAAAACTACCAGAATCCCCAAGCAACCATACCAGCTACTGAACAAAGACAGCTTGAAGCTCTCTGCTCACAAGTTCAACCTTGCCAGACTGGAACTATTCTCAGCAGGTACAAATACAGGATTCCTTTTTTAAGATGTTTACAAACCTTAGTCTTAAACTCCTTATCTACTTAGACTGGAAATTTTAAGCAATTATGTTAATTCTTTAGCTATATTTACCAAACAAGACAGCAACCATAAAGTCCCTGTATTCAAAGTATGTTTTTATGAACTGCATGACCCAAAAGAAAATAtggtttattcttttttatataacAAATATTACCTTTTGCACAAGGTTTCTACACCATCACTAGTtctgtattatttaatattgatttCAAGCACAGAAATGACTCATTTAAATCATAATCCTACAAGTGACAATggttttacattcatttttttaatttaatcactTTAATTTAATCACTAAtttaatcactttaatcaatgGTCACTACGTTCCTAGGAATAACTACTTTAATTTCAGAAATCTTCCAGTAAAATTTTTGCATGTTTCAAAGACCACATAAGAAGGATGGAAGAATGAACTCATGTCATTTCTGTACAGAAAACCCTTCAGGGTAAAGTCAGTTCATATCAACAAAACATAAGTGAAACTAACAAAACTTTAATGGATTCTAATCCttcctaaaataaaattaattctaaaatatacaaaaatcTCTTTGACAAGtattctgtggattttttttaaatgtatctaCAAATACCTTAAGTATTTCAAAACTAGATATTCATTACTAGTTTTTCTTCTAGATTTCGAGAAGTTTTAGCAGAAAATGATGTTTTGCCATGGGAAATAGTCTACATCTTCAAGCAAGTGCTAAGAGATTTTCTAACCAATGCAGAAAAACAAAGTCAACAAGAAGAACTAGAAGACATACAGTCTACAAACTATTCTGTCCACTATGGAGTTCTAGGTGAAAGTATCAAGAATTCAGATAAAGAAGAAATTCCCACAATTTCAAGCTACATTGATAAGAACACAAAAAACATGTTTCCTACATTCTCACAAAGAATATGGAATCTGCCATATTACTATCCATCAACTTAAGTCACTCATCATCACTCAAGTATCTATTTGTACAACTTGAAACTTGAACCCACAACATGAAATATAacttagaaatgagaaaaatgtgatGATTTCATGTTTCCCTTTGATATAAGGTAAAAAGTTCACAGTTCTTATGGATGTCCTTATATTTCTATAATTAGAACTATCCTTAGttattgtacaaaaatataatgTTTTCATTTAGCAGTAACATTTAACTAAAATGTATGCTGTGGCTTTCttaagtaaatatctgaagtatTTCCCTGTTTTTACCATACCTCTAGCATATACTAtagaaaataaactaattttatgtacttaaaatgTAACCAACACTTTGGAAAGTGTGGATAGcaaggacaatttttaaaaatagctacaTGTAGAATAAAATGCATGCATTAAAGTTATCAATTGTACTCACAACATAATAATGATCTGAAACACAAGCAGCATCCTAAAATGCATATATAATCTCCAGATTAACTGAAGGAAATGGTCTGGGTTTTAACAATATTAATAGTTGGTAATCTCCTAGAACAAAAATTATACGCTATTTAACTTCAAATAGGCTTCCCTCTCAGCTCAAACAAAATGTGAAAGTAACCTAACAACCTTTAAGATTATAATTCAGAGATTTATAATGATTctgtgaaagaatgaaaaagcctTATGAATCTTAACCATTCAAGTACGTACCCAAAAGACAGACTTTACATGAGGCCCTTAAGGGCAGCAAATAtgtgaagaaaattaaaatttaagttcAATCTCTAAAAAAACATACAAACCAATTACAAAAATAAGATCTCTGTACAGAAAGGGGGAAATGCATAAGCTCcagtttctttccctctcaccaaatttcttttaaaatttttggttttgcttcaaTTAAATCTCAAATCCAATAATATCATTAAATGTATCCACAAGGGCAACCCTTAACAAAAATCAAGATAACtcaaatataaataaatccaTCTGTGGATCCAAATAAATGCAAAggaaatttcatattttaatatctcatttttctcttgtatttgttttttatgACAAATTCTTTCTGGAGAAGCTTAAATCTCAGAAAAACAGAGTCCATGGCCTTACATCAGTAAGTCCCTGAAAAAGGAGACATCATGGAGCTTTTATACCACCTTTCTAGatcttcaattcctcatctgtaaaataaggggtagGATTAAAGTGTTGGGTCCTTCCCAGCTCcagaataaaaaagggggggCGGGGTTTGAGGAcgggaaggaggatggaagaatgCAGCACTGTAAGACTACCCACATAACAAATGTTGAAGACTCAAGTCTGCTGAAAACTCCGGTTGTGTAATGGCACTGAAATTGCTATCCCCCTATTCACTGGGACACCCCAGACAGAAAATGTTCTAGATGAATCCTGAACCACAAGTCTGCTCCCTGAGGAGTTTCTAGGTATgtattgaaaaaggaaaaatgacaattcaGGGACCCAGAAATATTTGCAAACAAGGCTCTATCAATGTTTTCCCATCCCTAAGACGGGAAACAAGATCCCCAGAAACAAGATCTTTTTATAATTAACTATATTCATTTCCACTTGGTAAGACTATAGACCATAATAAGGAGACAGACTTAGCTTCATAAAATGTTCCTCTTAAGCCCAGGAAGGGTAGAGTGGGGAGTGACAAAAAAGATCAACagagagaaattataaagaaacttGATTCAGGATCCAAGGCTAAACTTCCTAATAACTAAACATGGAATGAGTGTCTTCCATCATAGTGTGTCCTGTTACTGGAGACCTTGAAAGAGAACACACAGGAGTACTTCTTCACAGAAGTCTCCTTTATGATATCCCGAACAAGgtggagtttggactagatgacctccaaagccCCTTCAAACTCAGATTCTGCAATTATAGTCCTCTCTACTCTCACAAGAATATTCTGCACTAATCAGGTGCCTTTGCATTAGTTGTGGGGGTGGGTCAGGGGAGTTCCTGGTCAATAACTTAAGTTACCCTGTTATAGTGACTTTGCATTTCCTCCAGCATTTAGCGCAGTATTCTTTACACagtggtacttaataaaagtcCAGTGAAGTCTAACTACATGACAATAATGTAAAAAGTCAAGTCTAAATCAtagttaaaattaaatttttgctAATCAAAATTTTTGGTTgaatttaaatgaacaaaattgaaATCAATTTCCTCAGAACACCCAAGATTttcaaaaatctaaagaatgaacaAGATAATCCAAGGATATTTTATAGCCATATTCTCCAACCCCAAactttcagagagaaaaaaaggaaacgaTCATCTAGGAAAGCACTGCTTGGACAAATTTTCACAAGAGatgaaatatttctcaaattttaGGCATTCTAAGGAGAAGCTTACTATTTCTCCAAGCATCCCCCTGTGCAGCAGCTCTTAAACTTTTTCAAAGTGGTAGAACCCTTCAGCTTAAACAAATCTTTAGCAGAACCCTCATGGTAAAATCctctaaaatcatttttatacctattaaataatatatggttcatttttttaaaacttgaggTGTGTTTCAGGTTTTCCTTGCAGCAGAATTTGAAAAACATTGCTCTTGCAagtcttttttaaaggaaataatcattccaacttaactttttaaaaagtttagatTTTTATATAATAGGTATGTATACCCACAATTGGTAAAGGATTCACTATCAAAAGGTTACTACATGCTTACAatcaagttttttttgttttgggggagaggggttgTGATTTTCATTGGggaacttccagtgaggaaactccctctacataTATAGAACTGCAGCTCAGTCTTAAGAGAGGTGCCTAGGGCAGTGAGAacttaagtaacttgaccagaaTCACAACAGCTAGTCAGGtacatcagtcaataaacatatatt from Notamacropus eugenii isolate mMacEug1 chromosome 1, mMacEug1.pri_v2, whole genome shotgun sequence includes these protein-coding regions:
- the RD3L gene encoding protein RD3-like gives rise to the protein MPLFSWMKWSKRESHKSTHHPGSDIVTKTLLRELTWHLKERERLIQEIENEHKVKKTGVDYNWLKNYQNPQATIPATEQRQLEALCSQVQPCQTGTILSRFREVLAENDVLPWEIVYIFKQVLRDFLTNAEKQSQQEELEDIQSTNYSVHYGVLGESIKNSDKEEIPTISSYIDKNTKNMFPTFSQRIWNLPYYYPST